The Rufibacter sp. DG15C region ACTGGAAGACCGTCTGCGTGGGGTCCATGAAGTTCTCAATCCTACTGATGGCCGTCTGCATCCGCTGGCCAATGGTCAAGGCAATGGTCCCGAAGATGGCGCCCACCACAATCATAATCATGATCTGCTTGAACGGCACCCGACCAATGAACATCAACAACAAGCAGGTCATGAACAAAAGCAACCCAGTGGAGATGTTACTCATGGCAATCAATCCACAAATCAAACCACTCCACAACACCAAGGGAATCAAGGTCTCCTTGTAATTGCTGATGTTCATCTGACGCTTGCTCAGCATGCTGGCCAAGTAGGAAATCAAAGCCAATTTGGCCAAATCTGAAGGCTGGAACGTCTGGTTGATGATGGGAATGGTCAGCCACCGTGAGGCCTCGTTGATATTGGAGCCTTTCAAATAAGTGTAAATCAGCAAGGGCACGGAGAAGACTAGCGCCAGCAAGCTCAGCTTGGCGTAGTACTTGTAGTTTACCTTGTGGGCCAGCCACACAAAGGCCAGGCCAATCAAGATGAGACTGGAGTGCTTGAACAGATAGTACTCCGTGTTGCCGCTCATTTTCTTGTAAGCCAGCGTACCCGTGGCCGAGTACACCACCGCAATGGAAATCAAGGAAAACGACAAGACGATGCCCCACAGGATGGGGTCCCCTTTCAAGTTGTCACGCAGCCAATTCTTCACCTCGTTCATATCCCAGCGCCTTTCAATTTTTGCACCGCCTCAGCAAACGCACGTCCGCGGTGTTCATAGTTATTAAACAAGTCGAAGCTGGCGCAGGCCGGCGACAGCAGCACCACATCCCCTGCCTCAGCATAGCCCATGGCCAATTTGACCGCTTCGTTTACATCTTGCGTTTCCACCAAGTTTTGGCAGATGGGCGAGAAGGCCGTTACAATTTTGCTGTTGTCCACGCCCAGGGCCACGATGGCTTTCACTTTATCCTGCACCAGTGGCAGCAAGGTAGTATAGTCATTACCCTTGTCCTTGCCGCCCACTACCCACACAATGGGTTGCTTGATGCCATCTAGCGCATACCATACCGCTTCCACATTGGTGGCTTTGGAGTCATTGATAAAGGTTACGCCGTTTATCTCTTCTACTGGTTGCATGCGGTGCTCAGCGTTCTGGAAGGTGCTCAACCCCTCCTCAATCTGCTTAGGTGTCAACCCGACCAGCAAGGCCGCACCCACGGCGGCCATGGAATTGTATTGGTTGTGCTGGCCAATCAGTGGCGACTTGCTGGTGTCTACTTTTGCCGAGATTCCGGAAAAAGAGGCTATAATTGACTGGCCTTCATAGTGCAGCGCCAAACCTTCTTCATTTTTCAACCCAAACGGTACCGGAGTACCTGGCACCTCATGCTTGGTTCTGTATTCCTGGATAAGGGAATCATCCTGGTTGAACAGCAAGTACTCAGAGGCTGTCATGTTCTGCGCCAACCTAAACTTGGCCGC contains the following coding sequences:
- a CDS encoding FtsW/RodA/SpoVE family cell cycle protein; protein product: MNEVKNWLRDNLKGDPILWGIVLSFSLISIAVVYSATGTLAYKKMSGNTEYYLFKHSSLILIGLAFVWLAHKVNYKYYAKLSLLALVFSVPLLIYTYLKGSNINEASRWLTIPIINQTFQPSDLAKLALISYLASMLSKRQMNISNYKETLIPLVLWSGLICGLIAMSNISTGLLLFMTCLLLMFIGRVPFKQIMIMIVVGAIFGTIALTIGQRMQTAISRIENFMDPTQTVFQLEQSYIAIATGGVVGKGPGNSDQRNFLPHPYSDFIYAIIIEEYGMIGGAIVLFLYLAFLYRGMVAVTNSSGAFGGLLSAGISFSLVIQAMVNMGVAVGLGPITGLPLPLLSMGGTSLIFTGISIGIILSVSRSEYEAKLAAAPVANKPNALSNAG
- the murD gene encoding UDP-N-acetylmuramoyl-L-alanine--D-glutamate ligase, whose amino-acid sequence is MERNIPVISEIEFAGRYASSKFICITGTNGKTTTTLLTYHLLKSAGLKVALAGNVGESLAGKVLEGGYEYYVVELSSFQLDNIYAFKAHIGILLNITPDHLDRYDYQMENYAAAKFRLAQNMTASEYLLFNQDDSLIQEYRTKHEVPGTPVPFGLKNEEGLALHYEGQSIIASFSGISAKVDTSKSPLIGQHNQYNSMAAVGAALLVGLTPKQIEEGLSTFQNAEHRMQPVEEINGVTFINDSKATNVEAVWYALDGIKQPIVWVVGGKDKGNDYTTLLPLVQDKVKAIVALGVDNSKIVTAFSPICQNLVETQDVNEAVKLAMGYAEAGDVVLLSPACASFDLFNNYEHRGRAFAEAVQKLKGAGI